GTGAACGATTTACTCATGATGACTCCTCCTACGGTTGATCGATGGGTGGAAGATCTCCAGGCCTTCGATCTTCGCGGCCTGCAGCGGGTGTATCGTCCGGAAAATTCCCAAAAACAATGACCGAACCACCTCTCAGGATATCCATCCTTCGGCAGCTCGGCCATCTTCTCGCCTCGGAGACCCGTGGCTTTCCGTCCCTGCCTCTCGGCAGGTTTGGCGTTGTCGGGATCAGCCATCTCTTGCGAATTCACTGTATCCCGCTTTTCCAACCCGTCAAGTCATCCCCTGTTCATCGGGTCGGAAGGTGTCAGACTGATCCTGAGTCGGCCTGCGTGAACCTTGCGAAGGGTGGTGTCCGCATTTGGAATAATCCATTGCAGTTACAGTCCAGGTGGTACTTCAGCCGTGCCCTTATATACTTAAGAAGCGTACTCATCTTCGACCGGGTGAATTCTCATGCTGAACAGAGCGCAGGCCATCGCCGCGGACATCATCCGCATCCGTCGGGAGATCCACCGTCACCCCGAACTCGGATATCGGGAAGAGCTCACCTCTGCCTTGATCGCCGGCGAACTGGCGGCGCTCGGCATCCCCTGCCGACGGGGAGTCGCCCGCACCGGCGTGGTGGCGGAGATCGGGCAGGGCGACGGCCCGACGGTCGCTCTGAGGGCCGACATGGACGCCCTGCCTATCACCGAGGAGACCGGCCTCCCCTTCGCCTCGGAGCATCCGGGGCTCATGCACGCCTGCGGTCATGACGCGCATGTGGCCATGCTGCTCGGCGCGGCGCGGCTGCTGAAGGGGGCATCCTTCACGGGCCGGGTGCGCCTCCTCTTCCAACCCTCGGAAGAGGACAACAAAGGGGACGCGGAGGGCTTCTCCGGTGCGAAGAGGATGTTGATGGAAGGGGCTCTGGAGGGGGTCGATGCGGTGCTGGGGCTGCATCAGGCGCCGATGCTCCCCACCGGAATCATCAGCCTGCGCGATGGGCCGGTGCTGGCCGCCGCCGACCGCCTCAGCTTCGTGGTGCACGGCCGCTCGGCCCATGCCGGGGTCAATCCCGAGGCCGGAATCGACGCCGTGGTCATCGCCGCCGAACTGGTGACCCTGCTGCAGACGGTGGTCTCACGCAACGTGGGTCCCAACGACCAGGCCGTCGTCAGCATCGGCACCATCGCAGGGGGATCTAACTACAACGTGGTCGCCGACCGGGTCGTCCTCTCCGGCACCACCCGCGCCCTCAATGACGAGACTTACGACAGGAATATCGGCCGCATCGAGAGCATCTGCCGCAACCTGGCCCGGATGCATGATACCGCCATCGACTTCAAGGTGGAGCACGCCGTGCCCGTCACCCGCAACGACCCCCGAGTCACCGCGGTCGCCAGAGAGGCGGCGGCGAAGATATTCCCTACGCCGGGGATCGTCGCCGTGCCGCCGATGCTGGGCGGCGAGGATTTCGCCTATATCGCCGCACGGATCCCGTCCTGCTTCGCCCTGCTCGGCACGAAAGATCCGCAGCAGGATGCGACCTCCCTGCACCATCCCCGGATGCTTCTGGATGAAGCCGCCCTCCCTTTTGGTGCGGCGTTCCTTGCCCAGGCGGCAGTGGACGTGCTGGCGAGTTTTCCGTAACCCGCCTTATTCACATTCCGCCTGCCCCGCAATGGGTGTCGCCGGCGCTGCCTCCCGGGTCAGGGCCATAAGGCGCATCCCTGCAATTCCCGCCAGGCCTATCAAAAGCAGGATCAACAGCACGACTCCGTTCCATCCCCACAGACCGTAGAAAAAACCGCCGCCGGTTCCGGAGACGCTCGACCCGAGGTAATAGGAAAACAGGTAAAGGGAAGACGCCTGGGCCCGGTAATGGGTGGCCAGGAAGCCGACCCAGGCCGAGGCTACCGAGTGGGCGCCGAAGAATCCGATGGTGAAAATCACGATGCCGATCACGACGGCGGGCAAACCGGAAAACATGGTTAGAATGAGCCCTGACGCCATGATCGAAAAGGAGGCGAAGAGGATCGTGCTTCGGCCGAACCGGTTGACCAGGGAACCCATGAAACTCGAACCGAAGGCGCCGAACGCATAGGCGAGGAAGATGGAGGCCACCTGGGTCTGGCTCAGACCGAATCCCGGGCCCAGGAGGCGGAAGGTGACATAGTTATAGAGGGTGACGAATCCTCCCATGCAGGTGAAGGCTACCAGGAAGAGACAAAACAATCCGGGGTTTCGCAGGTGACTCAGAAGTGACGTCGTGAGCTGCCCCGGGTTGAAGGAGCGGCGCTCGAAATTGCGCGAGGGCGGCAGCAGGAGCAGAAAGAGCAGCCCCAAGGCCAGGCTGATCATCCCGATGACCCCGACGGCCGGCCGCCAGGGCATGAAGTCGGCCAGCCAGGCGGTAAGGATGCGCCCCGTCATGCCGCCGAAGGCGTTCCCGGCGATATAGAGACCCATGGCGCTTCCGACCGCCCGAGGTTCCATCTCTTCGCTCAGGTAGGCCATGGCTACCGCCGGAACGCCGGCCAGAACGATCCCCTGTACCAGACGCAGGGCGAGGAGAGTCGACAGGGACTCGCCGTAGGCGGTGGCGAAGGTCAGCAGAGAGGTCAGGATGACCGCCAGTCCCATCAGAGGCCGCCGCCCCAGGGCGTCGGAGAGAGTTCCGGAGAGCGGCAGCGTACAAGCCAGGGCGAAGGTGGCAAAGGAAAGGGAAAGGCTGGCTACAGTCGGGGTAATCCCGAATTCACTGACCAGATTCGGAAAGAGGGGCTGAAAATCATAGAGGGTGGAAAAGGTAACGAATCCGGCAATGAAAAGAGCGAAGTTGGCCCTCCTGTACTCCCTGGTTCCCCGGAAAATAAGTTTTGCATTCCCCATGCTCAACCTCTTTTTTCACCTTTCAATACTATCCATCAAAAGCTTACTTCCAGGCTATGCATAAGTAAAATATATTGTTATTATTTTTACGATATAAATTTTTTATGGATATCTGATGGACTTGCGCCAACTCCGTGTTTTCGTCGAGGTCGCCCGCCAGGGAAGCTTTACCCGGGCCGCTGAATACCTGCGCGTTGCCCAGCCGGCGGTCAGCATCTCGATCCGCAAACTCGAGGAGGAACTCGATCTCATCCTCCTGAACCGCCAGGAAAAACGCGTGAGCCTCACCGCCGAAGGAGAAGCCCTGCTGATCCATGCCAGGGGAATCCTCGAGAATTTCAGGGCGGCCGAGGCGGAGATGGCTGAATTGCGGGGGCTGGGCGGCGGTGAGGTGCGGGTCGGAATTCCTCCGATGATGAGTTCATACTGTTTCCCGCTGATCATCAGGGATTTCCGAGTGCGCTATCCGAACCTGAAACTGTCCGTCAATGGCGAGGGAGCCGCAATCATCCAGAGGATGATCTCCAAGGGAGAGATCGATATGGGCGTAATCGCCGGACACAAGATTCCGGAGGGCCTTGAGTATCAGCACTTCCTGCGCGAGGAGATCGTCGCCTGCGTGCCGGCAAACCATCCTCTGGCCGGACACGATGCGATCGCCTTTTCAGACTTTCTGCAGGAGCCCCAGATTGTTTTCAAAAAGGGATATTATATGCGGGAGCTGATGGACGAGCTGGCGGAGAAGATCGACCTGAAACCGAAGGTCGTCTTCGAAACAAACCTCTTCTCCCTGGTGCGGTCGCTGGTGAAAGAGCGGCTGGGAATCTCGACTTTTCTGCGTATGGTCGTCAGCGGAGATCCTGAATTGGCGGCCGTTTCCTTTAATCCGCCGCTTCACCTGGACCTTGTGATCGCCTGGAAAGCGAACAGGCACCTTTCACGGGCCAACCGTGCGTTCATCGATTTTCTGCACGAAAACACCAGAGGTCGGGAGAGTATTTGATGCCCGTCCGAATTCAAAGAGAGTGCTCTTTCTCGTTTCACTCCTAGATCTTTAAACGGCCACATTCAACCCGATATTGACGTTTTTCGGGGCAGAACCTGCGTTCCGCCTGCCCGTTTCCGGGAAATCGGTGGAATTTGTGTTAATTTTAAAGAAAAGACCGGGCGAATAATGGAGAACACCAGCAGCGATATCCATTCGGAAAAAGAAGATGATCCCCCGCGTCTGGAGATGAGCCGGGAGGGGGAGACCTTGTGGCTGCGCATCGCCGGAACTTGGCGCAGGGATTTTCGCCTGCCGCCGGCGGAAGCGGTAGAAACG
The genomic region above belongs to Desulfuromonas sp. TF and contains:
- a CDS encoding M20 family metallopeptidase; translation: MLNRAQAIAADIIRIRREIHRHPELGYREELTSALIAGELAALGIPCRRGVARTGVVAEIGQGDGPTVALRADMDALPITEETGLPFASEHPGLMHACGHDAHVAMLLGAARLLKGASFTGRVRLLFQPSEEDNKGDAEGFSGAKRMLMEGALEGVDAVLGLHQAPMLPTGIISLRDGPVLAAADRLSFVVHGRSAHAGVNPEAGIDAVVIAAELVTLLQTVVSRNVGPNDQAVVSIGTIAGGSNYNVVADRVVLSGTTRALNDETYDRNIGRIESICRNLARMHDTAIDFKVEHAVPVTRNDPRVTAVAREAAAKIFPTPGIVAVPPMLGGEDFAYIAARIPSCFALLGTKDPQQDATSLHHPRMLLDEAALPFGAAFLAQAAVDVLASFP
- a CDS encoding MFS transporter translates to MGNAKLIFRGTREYRRANFALFIAGFVTFSTLYDFQPLFPNLVSEFGITPTVASLSLSFATFALACTLPLSGTLSDALGRRPLMGLAVILTSLLTFATAYGESLSTLLALRLVQGIVLAGVPAVAMAYLSEEMEPRAVGSAMGLYIAGNAFGGMTGRILTAWLADFMPWRPAVGVIGMISLALGLLFLLLLPPSRNFERRSFNPGQLTTSLLSHLRNPGLFCLFLVAFTCMGGFVTLYNYVTFRLLGPGFGLSQTQVASIFLAYAFGAFGSSFMGSLVNRFGRSTILFASFSIMASGLILTMFSGLPAVVIGIVIFTIGFFGAHSVASAWVGFLATHYRAQASSLYLFSYYLGSSVSGTGGGFFYGLWGWNGVVLLILLLIGLAGIAGMRLMALTREAAPATPIAGQAECE
- a CDS encoding LysR family transcriptional regulator codes for the protein MDLRQLRVFVEVARQGSFTRAAEYLRVAQPAVSISIRKLEEELDLILLNRQEKRVSLTAEGEALLIHARGILENFRAAEAEMAELRGLGGGEVRVGIPPMMSSYCFPLIIRDFRVRYPNLKLSVNGEGAAIIQRMISKGEIDMGVIAGHKIPEGLEYQHFLREEIVACVPANHPLAGHDAIAFSDFLQEPQIVFKKGYYMRELMDELAEKIDLKPKVVFETNLFSLVRSLVKERLGISTFLRMVVSGDPELAAVSFNPPLHLDLVIAWKANRHLSRANRAFIDFLHENTRGRESI